A genomic stretch from Oreochromis niloticus isolate F11D_XX linkage group LG11, O_niloticus_UMD_NMBU, whole genome shotgun sequence includes:
- the dnajc28 gene encoding dnaJ homolog subfamily C member 28 isoform X1 — MKALLVVSGSTEGAIAGEYRDIVSSRRRRFTANNKQVTCLLSVSVLEMSFTLRLLVSRGDCYHGRLLLVWSQSVRSLSSSPRISRSLQESYQLLQLPDEGSSSPAQVKEAYLRLAKLYHPDSGAPTADVVLFARVEEAYRAVLAHQSKVKQLSREKEAEDEDKSRGAALQHRHYLSYEGVGTGTPSQRERQYRQIRVDRASEQVLNYRQQEHERAAAGEGALVERDMRQRSRKIKVTQAVERLVEDLIQESMARGDFRNLSGAGKPLNKFEHNPYADPMTHNLNRILIDNGYQPPWVVTQRDIREATTQIRSRLLDGRARLSDPVTPRESREWEELCASVEEELVKLNKLVDNYNLIVPMLSMQMVHFSLSREIERAVKGARQRQLQQQTERERERERRKEEKKRANAAAMTKNRKHGLVSWMQNLLQ, encoded by the coding sequence GAGTGTGCTGGAGATGAGCTTCACTCTCCGCCTCCTGGTTTCCCGCGGTGACTGCTATCATGGACGCCTTTTGCTCGTATGGTCTCAGTCGGTCCGATCGCTGAGCTCTAGTCCTCGAATCAGCCGCAGCCTGCAGGAGAGCTACCAGCTTCTGCAGCTGCCTGATGAGGGCAGCAGCAGTCCTGCGCAGGTGAAAGAGGCCTACCTGCGTCTCGCCAAGCTCTACCACCCTGACTCGGGGGCGCCAACCGCAGACGTGGTGCTGTTTGCTCGGGTCGAGGAGGCGTACCGTGCCGTGCTGGCACATCAGAGCAAAGTCAAGCAGCTGAGCAGAGAGAAGGAAGCTGAAGATGAAGATAAGTCCAGAGGTGCAGCACTCCAGCACAGACACTACCTCAGCTACGAGGGCGTGGGCACAGGCACGCCCAGCCAGCGTGAGCGTCAGTACCGGCAGATTCGTGTCGACCGGGCATCCGAGCAGGTTTTAAACTACCGACAGCAGGAGCACGAGAGGGCGGCGGCGGGCGAGGGGGCGCTGGTGGAACGAGACATGCGCCAGCGCAGCCGCAAAATCAAGGTCACCCAGGCGGTGGAGCGGCTCGTGGAGGATCTGATTCAGGAGTCGATGGCCCGCGGAGACTTCAGGAACCTGAGCGGCGCCGGAAAGCCTCTCAACAAGTTCGAGCACAATCCCTACGCCGACCCCATGACCCACAACCTGAACCGCATCCTCATAGACAACGGTTACCAGCCCCCCTGGGTCGTCACGCAGCGTGACATCAGAGAGGCCACCACTCAGATCCGAAGCAGGCTGTTGGACGGGCGGGCCCGGCTCAGTGACCCCGTGACTCCCAGAGAAAGCCGGGAGTGGGAGGAGCTATGCGCGTCAGTGGAGGAGGAGCTAGTCAAACTGAACAAGCTGGTAGACAATTATAACCTGATCGTGCCGATGCTCAGCATGCAGATGGTTCACTTCAGTTTGTCCCGAGAGATCGAGCGCGCCGTGAAAGGAGCTCGCCAACGCCAACTGCAGCAGCAaacggagagagagagggagcgcgagaggaggaaggaggagaagAAACGAGCCAACGCCGCAGCGatgacaaagaacagaaaacacgGACTCGTGTCGTGGATGCAGAATTTGctccaataa
- the dnajc28 gene encoding dnaJ homolog subfamily C member 28 isoform X2: protein MSFTLRLLVSRGDCYHGRLLLVWSQSVRSLSSSPRISRSLQESYQLLQLPDEGSSSPAQVKEAYLRLAKLYHPDSGAPTADVVLFARVEEAYRAVLAHQSKVKQLSREKEAEDEDKSRGAALQHRHYLSYEGVGTGTPSQRERQYRQIRVDRASEQVLNYRQQEHERAAAGEGALVERDMRQRSRKIKVTQAVERLVEDLIQESMARGDFRNLSGAGKPLNKFEHNPYADPMTHNLNRILIDNGYQPPWVVTQRDIREATTQIRSRLLDGRARLSDPVTPRESREWEELCASVEEELVKLNKLVDNYNLIVPMLSMQMVHFSLSREIERAVKGARQRQLQQQTERERERERRKEEKKRANAAAMTKNRKHGLVSWMQNLLQ, encoded by the coding sequence ATGAGCTTCACTCTCCGCCTCCTGGTTTCCCGCGGTGACTGCTATCATGGACGCCTTTTGCTCGTATGGTCTCAGTCGGTCCGATCGCTGAGCTCTAGTCCTCGAATCAGCCGCAGCCTGCAGGAGAGCTACCAGCTTCTGCAGCTGCCTGATGAGGGCAGCAGCAGTCCTGCGCAGGTGAAAGAGGCCTACCTGCGTCTCGCCAAGCTCTACCACCCTGACTCGGGGGCGCCAACCGCAGACGTGGTGCTGTTTGCTCGGGTCGAGGAGGCGTACCGTGCCGTGCTGGCACATCAGAGCAAAGTCAAGCAGCTGAGCAGAGAGAAGGAAGCTGAAGATGAAGATAAGTCCAGAGGTGCAGCACTCCAGCACAGACACTACCTCAGCTACGAGGGCGTGGGCACAGGCACGCCCAGCCAGCGTGAGCGTCAGTACCGGCAGATTCGTGTCGACCGGGCATCCGAGCAGGTTTTAAACTACCGACAGCAGGAGCACGAGAGGGCGGCGGCGGGCGAGGGGGCGCTGGTGGAACGAGACATGCGCCAGCGCAGCCGCAAAATCAAGGTCACCCAGGCGGTGGAGCGGCTCGTGGAGGATCTGATTCAGGAGTCGATGGCCCGCGGAGACTTCAGGAACCTGAGCGGCGCCGGAAAGCCTCTCAACAAGTTCGAGCACAATCCCTACGCCGACCCCATGACCCACAACCTGAACCGCATCCTCATAGACAACGGTTACCAGCCCCCCTGGGTCGTCACGCAGCGTGACATCAGAGAGGCCACCACTCAGATCCGAAGCAGGCTGTTGGACGGGCGGGCCCGGCTCAGTGACCCCGTGACTCCCAGAGAAAGCCGGGAGTGGGAGGAGCTATGCGCGTCAGTGGAGGAGGAGCTAGTCAAACTGAACAAGCTGGTAGACAATTATAACCTGATCGTGCCGATGCTCAGCATGCAGATGGTTCACTTCAGTTTGTCCCGAGAGATCGAGCGCGCCGTGAAAGGAGCTCGCCAACGCCAACTGCAGCAGCAaacggagagagagagggagcgcgagaggaggaaggaggagaagAAACGAGCCAACGCCGCAGCGatgacaaagaacagaaaacacgGACTCGTGTCGTGGATGCAGAATTTGctccaataa